The Shinella zoogloeoides genome includes a region encoding these proteins:
- a CDS encoding TRAP transporter small permease codes for MHVTSDFDTVEKEASGKPVATLPGPLGTLFSAVHRLFEIAVVILFAAMVFAALWQVFNRFLLGSTLSWSEEFQRYSHIWLVFFAVPIGYRRNAHIGVDILQNALSARGALVLGWIIDLAWLVLGVATISGTATLMGVAWRQTSPGMGVTMDKVYLGLLIGGAYLVFTAVDRLLQKVLGVSAA; via the coding sequence ATGCATGTCACATCTGATTTCGATACGGTCGAGAAGGAGGCATCCGGCAAGCCGGTCGCGACGCTTCCCGGGCCGCTCGGCACGCTCTTTTCGGCAGTCCATCGGCTGTTCGAGATCGCGGTCGTCATCCTGTTCGCCGCCATGGTCTTCGCCGCACTGTGGCAGGTCTTCAACCGGTTCCTCCTCGGCAGCACGCTGAGCTGGTCGGAAGAGTTCCAGCGCTACAGCCATATCTGGCTGGTGTTCTTCGCGGTGCCCATCGGCTATCGCCGCAACGCCCATATCGGCGTCGATATTCTCCAGAATGCGCTCAGTGCCCGCGGCGCGCTGGTTCTCGGCTGGATCATCGATCTCGCCTGGCTGGTTCTGGGCGTCGCGACCATCTCCGGAACCGCAACGCTGATGGGCGTCGCCTGGCGGCAGACCAGCCCGGGCATGGGCGTGACGATGGACAAGGTCTATCTCGGCCTCCTCATCGGCGGAGCCTATCTCGTCTTCACGGCCGTGGACCGGCTGCTTCAGAAGGTACTGGGAGTATCGGCAGCATGA
- a CDS encoding 5-deoxy-glucuronate isomerase, with amino-acid sequence MSFHIHAHDNENQPIVVPGGHLSLIYFNLVRLKAGERHVFEREELEAHIVPLHGLVDVHVGGHGFSAVGGRRSIWDGRTDSVYAGSRGAITIEALSDCEVAIAGARCAEEYPPFRVTPEEVEMVAVGSSETHSRRDIYHLLGQNGEGRSGRLLVSELYCEQGCWSGYPPHKHDTDRDGETDHEELYHYRFQPETGFGGQFLYREGEARQVVMTGHRDTVLVAGGYHPTVTSPGHAEYIFTILAGRTKRGLLQHFEERHAHLKDAIPGIGTMQAKFR; translated from the coding sequence ATGTCCTTTCACATTCACGCGCACGACAACGAGAACCAGCCCATCGTCGTGCCGGGCGGACACCTTTCGCTCATCTACTTCAACCTCGTCAGGCTGAAGGCCGGCGAACGCCACGTCTTCGAGCGTGAAGAGCTGGAAGCGCATATCGTGCCGCTGCACGGCCTCGTCGATGTCCATGTCGGCGGGCATGGCTTCAGCGCCGTCGGCGGAAGACGGAGCATTTGGGACGGCCGGACAGACAGCGTCTACGCCGGCAGCCGCGGCGCGATCACCATCGAGGCGCTCAGCGATTGCGAGGTCGCCATTGCCGGCGCACGCTGCGCAGAGGAGTACCCTCCCTTCCGCGTGACACCCGAAGAGGTGGAAATGGTCGCCGTCGGTTCCAGCGAGACGCATTCGCGGCGCGACATCTACCACCTTCTCGGCCAGAACGGCGAAGGCCGCAGCGGCCGCCTGCTGGTCAGCGAACTCTATTGCGAACAGGGCTGCTGGTCGGGCTACCCGCCCCACAAGCACGATACGGACCGGGATGGCGAAACGGACCACGAGGAGCTCTACCACTACCGTTTCCAGCCAGAGACCGGCTTCGGCGGCCAGTTCCTCTATCGCGAGGGCGAGGCGCGACAGGTCGTGATGACGGGTCACCGCGATACGGTGCTGGTCGCCGGCGGCTATCACCCGACGGTCACCTCGCCGGGCCATGCCGAATATATCTTCACCATTCTCGCCGGCCGGACGAAGCGCGGGCTACTCCAGCATTTCGAGGAGCGGCACGCCCATCTCAAGGACGCCATTCCCGGCATCGGGACGATGCAGGCGAAGTTCCGCTGA
- a CDS encoding TRAP transporter substrate-binding protein, translating to MRTATFVGGAGFALLMSLSAHAVELKLAHAHQDSMESEIHTTSWLFQKYAQDFGTNFNVTIHPNNQLGQEREVYEAMQLGSGADCIISGTAILGNFEKKVGVLDLPFLWKDYDHVHRVLDGEVGTELQTALRNSGFEVVAWLDSWGYRNVATTNKAITNVEDLKGLKIRTIPTDTYVKAINAMGANATPMAFGEIYTAMETGVLDGLEHNASIILANKFNEVAHNYALTRHLFGPLAFVCSSTFVSSLSEADKATLQKAAWFARDAQRSLAPLREGEALKALADAGVNVTEVDTAPLQSAAASVQDELATSFEATGLLEKIRAAAK from the coding sequence ATGAGGACTGCCACTTTCGTTGGCGGCGCGGGCTTCGCGTTGCTTATGAGCCTGTCGGCTCACGCCGTCGAACTCAAGCTCGCGCATGCGCATCAGGACTCGATGGAATCCGAGATCCATACGACGTCCTGGCTGTTCCAGAAGTACGCACAGGACTTCGGAACCAACTTCAACGTGACCATTCACCCCAACAACCAGCTCGGCCAGGAGCGTGAGGTCTATGAGGCCATGCAGCTCGGCTCCGGCGCCGACTGCATCATCTCCGGCACCGCCATCCTGGGCAATTTCGAGAAGAAGGTCGGCGTGCTCGACCTGCCCTTCCTCTGGAAGGACTACGACCATGTCCACCGCGTCCTCGACGGCGAGGTCGGCACGGAACTGCAGACCGCATTGCGCAACAGCGGCTTCGAAGTCGTCGCCTGGCTGGATAGCTGGGGCTATCGCAACGTGGCCACGACCAACAAGGCCATCACGAATGTCGAAGACCTCAAGGGCCTGAAGATCCGCACGATCCCGACGGACACCTACGTCAAGGCGATCAATGCCATGGGCGCCAATGCCACGCCGATGGCATTCGGCGAAATCTACACGGCCATGGAAACGGGCGTGCTCGACGGGCTTGAGCACAATGCCTCCATCATCCTCGCCAACAAGTTCAACGAGGTCGCGCACAACTACGCACTGACGCGCCACCTCTTCGGCCCGCTGGCATTCGTCTGCTCCAGCACCTTCGTCAGCTCTCTGTCGGAAGCCGACAAGGCGACCCTGCAGAAGGCGGCCTGGTTTGCCCGCGACGCACAACGTTCGCTGGCACCGCTGCGCGAAGGCGAAGCCCTGAAGGCCCTGGCCGATGCAGGCGTCAACGTCACGGAGGTCGATACGGCACCGCTCCAGTCGGCCGCCGCAAGCGTGCAGGACGAGCTTGCCACATCCTTCGAAGCCACCGGGCTCCTCGAAAAGATCCGCGCCGCAGCGAAGTGA
- a CDS encoding FadR/GntR family transcriptional regulator, translating to MEVLKGLSRIDVTSPSEQIIQQLRALIAQGVIKPGDRLPAERALAEQFGVGRSAVREALLKLEFFGILRTRPQSGTVVEDNMTSSGISGLIANMLSIADPAPADMVEARRILEVQTARLAAERAGKAAIAAIRAVHETHVAAVAENRPSIEPDVLFHLEVAKATGNEALHSMVSVFAPRIISSAKESGTCDAGRATQALEEHATILRAIERGDADAAGHAMHRHLIMTGTRYSELDAGT from the coding sequence ATGGAAGTTCTGAAGGGATTGAGCCGGATCGACGTCACGAGTCCGTCCGAGCAGATCATCCAGCAGCTCCGCGCCCTCATCGCCCAGGGCGTCATCAAGCCCGGTGATCGCCTGCCGGCGGAGCGTGCCCTCGCCGAACAGTTTGGCGTCGGACGCAGCGCCGTGCGCGAGGCGCTTCTCAAGCTGGAGTTCTTCGGCATCCTGCGCACGCGCCCGCAGAGCGGCACGGTGGTCGAGGACAACATGACGTCCTCGGGCATTTCGGGCCTGATCGCCAACATGCTGTCGATTGCCGACCCGGCCCCTGCCGACATGGTCGAGGCACGCAGGATTCTCGAAGTGCAGACGGCGCGTCTGGCTGCGGAACGGGCCGGCAAGGCGGCGATCGCCGCCATCCGCGCGGTGCATGAAACCCATGTAGCCGCGGTTGCCGAAAACCGGCCGTCCATCGAGCCGGACGTGCTCTTCCATCTTGAAGTCGCCAAGGCAACCGGCAACGAGGCGCTGCACTCCATGGTGAGCGTCTTCGCACCCCGTATCATTTCCAGCGCCAAGGAAAGCGGCACCTGCGATGCAGGGCGTGCGACCCAGGCGCTGGAGGAGCATGCGACCATCCTGCGCGCCATCGAACGCGGCGATGCGGACGCGGCAGGCCATGCCATGCATCGGCACCTGATCATGACGGGGACGCGCTACAGCGAACTCGACGCCGGAACCTGA
- a CDS encoding DSD1 family PLP-dependent enzyme, whose amino-acid sequence MSSLRPDDPRLLSLPTPCAMIDVAALTRNIDTMAFHARQAGIALRPHAKTHKCAEIARLQLEAGAVGIACATIGEAEALADASVGPLMITSPLAGDEKYARAVQLGERVDLTLTLDHQDHLAQIEAVKSRNARPISVVVELDVGQGRSGTQSVAAAISLAERAVFSPAVVFCGIQGFAGQVQHIADHDAREAGARQVADTLRQTLTGLRQAGITADIVTGSGTGTFGFDCAGPFNEVQVGSYVFMDADYRRITDKEGGALPYEQSLFILTTVVSANREGQVTVDAGTKAVAFNGPMPDMILGAPNGSSYHFAGDEHGVVRLPPGRKPPRLGSRLLLAATHCDPTANLYGHYIALSGKSAEKWHVLGRH is encoded by the coding sequence ATGTCATCGCTTCGTCCGGACGATCCACGCCTGCTTTCCCTGCCAACGCCTTGCGCGATGATCGACGTCGCCGCGCTGACGCGCAACATCGATACCATGGCGTTCCATGCCCGGCAGGCCGGAATTGCGTTGCGGCCGCATGCAAAAACTCACAAATGCGCCGAGATTGCGCGCCTCCAGCTCGAGGCGGGGGCCGTGGGGATCGCCTGCGCCACAATCGGCGAGGCCGAAGCGCTTGCCGACGCCAGCGTCGGGCCCCTGATGATTACGTCTCCGCTGGCGGGCGATGAAAAGTACGCGCGCGCCGTGCAACTGGGCGAACGGGTGGATCTCACCTTGACCCTCGATCATCAGGATCATCTAGCCCAGATCGAGGCGGTAAAAAGCCGTAATGCCCGCCCCATTTCGGTTGTCGTCGAACTCGATGTCGGGCAGGGCCGCTCCGGGACACAGTCCGTAGCTGCCGCCATTTCGCTTGCAGAACGTGCGGTCTTTTCCCCTGCTGTGGTTTTTTGTGGCATTCAAGGCTTTGCTGGACAGGTGCAGCACATTGCCGATCACGATGCCCGCGAAGCCGGAGCCCGGCAGGTGGCGGATACCTTGAGGCAGACCCTCACCGGGCTGCGCCAGGCCGGGATCACGGCAGACATCGTCACGGGCAGCGGCACCGGAACCTTCGGTTTCGATTGCGCCGGGCCGTTCAACGAGGTGCAGGTCGGTTCCTATGTCTTCATGGACGCGGACTATCGACGCATCACCGACAAGGAGGGCGGCGCCCTGCCCTATGAACAATCACTGTTCATCCTGACAACCGTGGTGTCGGCCAACCGCGAAGGACAGGTGACGGTGGATGCTGGCACGAAGGCTGTTGCCTTCAACGGCCCTATGCCGGATATGATCCTCGGCGCGCCGAACGGTTCCTCCTACCACTTTGCTGGCGATGAACATGGCGTCGTCCGGCTACCACCGGGACGGAAGCCGCCGCGCCTCGGTAGCCGCCTGCTTCTCGCCGCGACGCATTGCGACCCGACCGCCAATCTCTACGGGCATTACATCGCCTTATCCGGCAAGAGCGCGGAGAAATGGCACGTACTCGGGCGCCACTGA
- a CDS encoding NAD(P)/FAD-dependent oxidoreductase yields the protein MAPRVNRIVTSQWTGEAADVVIIGGGIIGCSTALFLAERGISTALLEKSEIACEQSSRNWGWCRTQGRDIRELPLILESMRLWRDLEARLPGATGFAVCGTLNVFSTDRQIDEGHGWLEKARDYSVDCRMLSAAEISRLVPEHRGRWREALYAPSDGRAEPGMAAPAIAAAAMRAGARIHTRTAVEGIELSGGRISGVLLDRGRRLACQRVVLAGGAWSSAMLRPLDIRLPQLAITESTLRTEAFDGGPALSMKGGGFSIRKRLDGGYTVGFGTTMTAEIVADSFRFLPDFLGLMREEWRSIRLQAGRRTAGSFLSPQQFNRPRTDAVLDPAPVRRDLSKAWHHLVETFPHFRGAKIAEEWAGLIDVTPDAVPVIAPVEAAPGLVVSTGYSGHGFGLGLGAGRLTADLVANDNPVVDPSPFRLSRFRGNQS from the coding sequence ATGGCACCACGAGTGAACAGGATCGTTACATCTCAATGGACCGGCGAGGCGGCCGATGTCGTCATCATCGGCGGCGGGATCATCGGTTGCAGCACGGCGCTGTTTCTGGCCGAGCGTGGCATTTCGACGGCTCTCCTTGAAAAATCGGAGATCGCCTGCGAGCAATCCAGCCGCAACTGGGGTTGGTGCCGAACGCAGGGGCGCGATATCCGCGAACTACCGCTGATACTCGAAAGCATGCGGCTGTGGCGCGATCTGGAAGCCCGCCTGCCGGGCGCGACCGGCTTTGCCGTCTGCGGCACGCTGAACGTCTTTTCCACTGACCGGCAGATCGACGAGGGCCACGGTTGGCTGGAAAAAGCGCGCGATTACAGTGTCGATTGCCGTATGCTCTCCGCTGCCGAAATTTCCCGCCTCGTCCCCGAACATCGCGGCCGGTGGCGCGAAGCGCTATACGCCCCCTCCGACGGGCGAGCTGAACCCGGCATGGCCGCCCCCGCCATCGCCGCCGCCGCCATGCGGGCAGGAGCGCGCATCCATACCCGCACTGCCGTGGAGGGGATCGAGCTTTCCGGCGGGCGGATATCCGGCGTGCTGCTCGACAGGGGGCGTCGTCTCGCCTGCCAGCGAGTGGTGCTTGCGGGAGGCGCCTGGTCAAGCGCCATGTTGCGCCCCCTCGACATCCGCCTGCCGCAGCTTGCGATCACCGAATCCACATTGCGCACCGAAGCCTTCGATGGCGGTCCTGCTCTTTCCATGAAAGGCGGCGGCTTTTCCATCCGCAAACGGCTCGATGGCGGCTATACGGTCGGCTTCGGCACCACGATGACGGCGGAAATCGTCGCCGACAGTTTTCGCTTCCTGCCGGATTTCCTCGGGCTGATGCGGGAGGAGTGGCGCTCTATCCGGCTCCAGGCAGGCAGACGCACAGCCGGAAGCTTTCTTTCCCCCCAACAGTTCAACCGGCCGCGAACGGATGCCGTCCTGGACCCAGCGCCTGTCCGCCGCGATCTTTCGAAAGCCTGGCACCATCTGGTGGAAACCTTCCCCCATTTCCGTGGCGCAAAGATTGCGGAAGAATGGGCTGGCCTGATCGACGTCACACCCGACGCCGTTCCCGTCATCGCGCCTGTGGAGGCCGCACCAGGTCTGGTGGTGTCCACCGGCTATTCGGGTCATGGCTTCGGGCTGGGTCTGGGCGCCGGCCGCCTGACCGCTGATCTCGTCGCCAACGACAATCCGGTGGTCGATCCCTCCCCCTTCCGCCTGTCGCGCTTCCGCGGCAACCAGTCCTGA
- a CDS encoding ABC transporter permease produces MTSADDSPGWLLKLFTALVYLFLFGPVFVVILLSFNTAEYGSFPIQGFGLHWFGELFANQTVMRALKTSLLLGVLTALICGTVGILAALALVRYEFPGKKLINTFLLTPLLVPETVLAVGLLLFLQWFKQPRSFGLLLTGHIMLALPYVVLVVHARLMTIQKAYEEAAATLGANRFQVFREITLPLLMPAVVAGLLLSFTLSFDNVTASIFWRPVGTETLPTQIYSMLRDSVSPEINALGTIMVAITVGLPLIGIALFRILSQRRL; encoded by the coding sequence ATGACTTCCGCCGATGACAGCCCCGGCTGGCTGCTCAAACTCTTCACCGCGCTCGTCTACCTGTTCTTGTTCGGGCCGGTCTTCGTGGTGATCCTGCTTTCCTTCAACACCGCCGAATACGGCTCCTTCCCGATCCAGGGCTTCGGGCTGCACTGGTTCGGCGAACTCTTCGCCAACCAGACGGTGATGCGCGCGTTGAAAACCTCGCTGCTACTTGGCGTGCTGACCGCTCTCATCTGCGGCACCGTCGGCATTCTCGCCGCCCTTGCACTGGTCCGCTACGAGTTTCCCGGCAAGAAGCTCATCAACACGTTCCTGCTCACCCCGCTTCTGGTGCCAGAAACGGTGCTGGCAGTCGGACTTTTGCTGTTCCTGCAATGGTTCAAGCAACCGCGCAGTTTCGGGCTGCTGCTGACGGGCCATATCATGCTGGCACTGCCCTATGTGGTGCTGGTCGTGCATGCACGGCTGATGACCATACAGAAGGCTTATGAGGAAGCCGCCGCCACCCTTGGCGCCAACCGCTTCCAGGTATTCCGCGAAATCACCCTGCCGCTGCTGATGCCGGCCGTCGTCGCCGGACTGTTGTTGTCCTTCACGCTGTCCTTCGACAACGTCACCGCCTCGATCTTCTGGCGTCCGGTCGGCACCGAAACCTTACCTACGCAAATCTACAGCATGCTGCGCGATTCCGTCAGCCCCGAGATCAATGCGCTCGGCACCATCATGGTCGCCATCACCGTCGGGTTACCCCTCATCGGCATCGCGCTATTCCGCATCCTCTCGCAAAGGCGGCTGTAG
- a CDS encoding ABC transporter permease, with amino-acid sequence MAAAPLERGDRLRLILLLAPAIIVLVLLIIAPTAMMLRYSFNTYIGGGRDAAGFNLENWAMLFSDPYYYTGLWKTIRIALTATIIAVFIGYPVAYTIAFSAAMLRPFLLLLLVLPFWISFIIRNLAWINILGERGAVNAFLMWAGITDAPLTLLYTEFSVILGILSFVLPYLILNIYVSIDGIDRNLLHAARTLGCTSWQAFREITLPLSLPGLCSGILLSLVLAAGTYITPALLGGPDDYMFGNIIADTINHELNWPMGAVLSLALTLLLLLLTAVYSRYLGIGSITKGLTR; translated from the coding sequence ATGGCGGCGGCTCCCCTTGAGCGCGGCGACCGGCTGCGCCTTATCCTACTTCTGGCACCAGCCATCATTGTGCTGGTGCTGCTGATCATCGCACCCACCGCAATGATGCTGCGCTACAGCTTCAATACCTATATTGGCGGCGGCCGCGATGCCGCGGGCTTTAACCTCGAAAACTGGGCCATGCTGTTTTCCGATCCCTATTATTATACCGGCCTCTGGAAAACCATACGCATAGCGCTGACGGCCACCATCATCGCCGTCTTCATCGGCTACCCCGTCGCCTATACCATCGCCTTTTCCGCCGCCATGCTGCGGCCCTTCCTGCTGCTGCTGCTGGTCCTGCCCTTCTGGATCAGCTTCATCATCCGCAACCTCGCCTGGATCAATATTCTCGGCGAACGCGGCGCGGTGAACGCCTTCCTGATGTGGGCCGGCATCACCGATGCGCCGCTGACCCTGCTTTACACCGAATTCTCCGTCATCCTCGGCATATTGAGCTTCGTGCTGCCCTATCTCATCCTCAACATCTATGTCAGCATCGATGGCATCGACCGCAACCTGCTGCATGCCGCCAGAACCCTTGGCTGCACCTCATGGCAGGCGTTCCGCGAGATCACCCTGCCGCTGTCACTACCGGGCCTCTGCTCCGGCATTCTCCTGTCGCTGGTACTGGCGGCGGGCACTTATATCACGCCAGCCCTCCTTGGCGGACCCGACGACTATATGTTTGGCAACATTATCGCCGACACCATCAATCACGAACTTAACTGGCCGATGGGCGCCGTGCTGTCGCTCGCCCTGACGCTGCTGCTACTTCTGCTGACCGCCGTCTATAGCCGCTATCTCGGCATCGGTTCGATCACGAAAGGGCTGACGCGATGA
- a CDS encoding ABC transporter ATP-binding protein yields MLEFRSVTLRYGSFVAVHDVNLTVETGGFVALLGPSGCGKTTLLRSVAGLAGVSDGDILINGRPVTDVPVHKRNVGLVFQNYALFPHKTVFDNIAFGLKYRGLPKAEIAAKVNEALEMVRLPATAVRYPSQLSGGQQQRIAIARAIVTKPDVLLLDEPLSALDANLRADMRSEIRALQQATGITTVFVTHDQEEALAMADVVVVMKDGRIIQTGTPEDIYRTPKSRFVAEFLGHANVLAATVAESDKDSTLIDVVGIRTRIPGRVSARPGEAVEAVIRSPYVRVGPPGVSQAPTARVVERTFLGDKTTYTLDLEGLRITASAPDDSRPLQVGDLAETSFDPDRIALLDAAGNHLPIEGRV; encoded by the coding sequence ATGTTGGAATTTCGCTCAGTCACGCTGCGTTACGGCTCCTTCGTTGCCGTTCACGATGTCAACCTGACTGTGGAGACAGGCGGCTTCGTGGCGTTGCTGGGACCATCGGGCTGCGGCAAGACCACCCTGCTGCGCTCCGTCGCCGGTCTTGCCGGGGTAAGCGACGGCGACATCCTCATCAACGGCCGCCCGGTGACCGATGTGCCCGTCCACAAGCGCAATGTCGGCCTCGTCTTCCAGAACTACGCTCTCTTCCCCCACAAGACGGTGTTCGACAACATCGCCTTCGGCCTCAAATATCGCGGCCTGCCGAAAGCTGAGATCGCCGCAAAGGTCAACGAAGCACTGGAGATGGTCCGTCTTCCCGCAACCGCAGTGCGCTATCCATCGCAACTGTCCGGCGGCCAGCAACAGCGCATCGCCATTGCCCGCGCCATCGTCACGAAGCCTGACGTCCTGCTTCTCGACGAACCGCTGTCGGCGCTCGACGCTAACCTGCGCGCCGACATGCGCAGCGAAATCCGCGCGCTGCAGCAGGCAACCGGCATCACCACCGTCTTCGTCACCCACGATCAGGAAGAAGCGCTCGCCATGGCCGATGTGGTTGTTGTCATGAAGGACGGGCGCATCATCCAGACCGGCACGCCGGAGGATATCTACCGCACTCCGAAGTCGCGTTTCGTCGCAGAATTCCTCGGCCACGCCAACGTGCTTGCGGCAACCGTGGCCGAAAGCGACAAGGATTCAACGCTAATCGATGTGGTGGGCATTCGCACCCGCATCCCCGGCCGCGTATCAGCAAGACCGGGCGAAGCAGTCGAAGCCGTCATCCGTTCACCGTATGTCCGTGTCGGCCCGCCGGGCGTGTCCCAGGCCCCCACGGCGCGGGTGGTCGAGCGCACCTTCCTCGGCGACAAGACTACCTACACGCTCGACCTCGAAGGATTGCGCATCACCGCCTCCGCCCCCGACGACAGCCGCCCGCTGCAGGTGGGCGATCTGGCAGAAACGAGCTTCGATCCCGATCGCATCGCCCTTCTCGATGCAGCCGGAAACCATCTGCCCATCGAAGGAAGGGTCTGA